tgggtaaggtgctctgtcagagagtcagagcagactcgatgggccgaatagcctccttctgcactgattccccctcagtgtacccaaacaggcggagtgtagtgactcagggattttcacaggaacttcattgcagtgttaacgtaagcctacttgtgaactaataaataaacttggtgCAGAAGGAGGAATAAGCAGTGATGGACCAGAATAACTCTCAACAGAGATGTAATGTTAAAACTTTCTTCATAAATTTTATTCAATTAGAAAATGAATTAAGTTTATCAGATCTCTGCATGGCAGAGAAGAATCTGAGTGGGGCTTTGGGTCCCACATAGTGTAAACATTATGTTTTGTAAACAGTTAGAAAATTGTTCAAGTGTTTTCCAGAAATCAAAGAGGATGCTACAAAGGGAAATCCTCCCCAAAATACAACAGAGCTCAAACCAAGAATCCAGAGGTTTCATCGCCCCGGGGACTGGGGTAATGCtgctttttttgttttatatccGAAAGGGGAACCTTTTGAGATAGTCCTTCAAGACAGGATTCAAGGGGAGTTGATCAATGTTCTCTTTCCCAAACGACTCGACAATCCTTTTCCTGCACAGCTCCTGCAGGGGTTGCAGCTTGACTTTGCGAAGGGGCTTCGAGAGAAACCTCTTTGGCGAAACGGTGAAATGCTCAATCAGTTCCATCAGGCAGCCAAAAGACTCCTTGCTGCCGTCCAAGGAGAAGAGTCCATCCTGGAACTGGATGCGGAAACTGATGGGCTCCTTGGCAGTCCTGACGCTGAGGGAGAAGAAATAATTCCGCTGCCGGCTGTCCCGGAGCAGAAAGGTACCCACTGGTTCGGATTTGAGCCTGTGGTGGGCTACCTCCACTGTCATTGGGCCCCAGTAGAAGCCACAGTCTTCCAGGTACCTCCAAGTCCTCTTGATGATCTCATAGTCCGACTGAGCTCTGAATGTTCTGAAGTGGGTCTCCACATTGCGCTTTCCAGGGCTGGCCCTCGCCTGCTGTTGGTGTCCATGGTGCCGGCGCTGAGGGTGTGACTCAAGCCCACTGTGCT
Above is a genomic segment from Mustelus asterias chromosome 23, sMusAst1.hap1.1, whole genome shotgun sequence containing:
- the socs1a gene encoding suppressor of cytokine signaling 1a, giving the protein MVADSNLTDRAANARDQLEPQVQDVAEHSGLESHPQRRHHGHQQQARASPGKRNVETHFRTFRAQSDYEIIKRTWRYLEDCGFYWGPMTVEVAHHRLKSEPVGTFLLRDSRQRNYFFSLSVRTAKEPISFRIQFQDGLFSLDGSKESFGCLMELIEHFTVSPKRFLSKPLRKVKLQPLQELCRKRIVESFGKENIDQLPLNPVLKDYLKRFPFRI